In Streptococcus pneumoniae, the sequence AACGCATGGAAACAATCAGCGGCTGGACTCAATACTACTCACCATACTACAACACTATTGATGGATTTGCTGAAATGAGAACACTTTGGTTCCCAATGTTGCAATCTGTATCAAATGGTGACGAAAAACCAGCGGATGCTTTGAAAGCCTTCACTGAAAAAGCAAACGAAACAATCAAAAAAGCTATGAAACAATAGTCCTTAGTTATTCTATAAAAAGTAGTTTTTTAAAGAACCTAAGAGTGTATACCCCCTTTTCCCTCTACACAGATAGTGTAAGAAAAGGGGGCTTTTGTTTAAAATGTAAGAAACTGTCACGAAATTAAAATGAAGTTCTTACATAAGCGAATCATAAAAAATTTCATTTTGATTTTAAAACAGTTCAAGAAAGTCAAAAAATTATTCTATTTGAAAGAGAGGTGCCGACTGTGAAAGTCAATAAAATCCGTATGCGGGAAACAGTGATTTCCTACGCTTTCCTAGCACCAGTATTATTCTTCTTTGTCATCTTTGTGTTGGCTCCGATGGTGATGGGCTTCATTACAAGTTTCTTTAACTACTCAATGACTAAATTTGAGTTTGTAGGCTTGGATAACTATATCCGTATGTTTAAAGATCCTGTCTTTACAAAATCTCTGATTAACACAGTTATTTTGGTTATTGGATCTGTACCAGTTGTTGTTCTATTCTCACTCTTTGTAGCATCTCAGACCTATCATCAAAATGTCATTGCCAGATCTTTCTACCGTTTCGTCTTCTTCCTTCCTGTTGTAACGGGTAGTGTTGCCGTGACAGTTGTTTGGAAATGGATTTATGACCCACTATCAGGGATTCTAAACTTTGTCCTTAAGTCAAGCCACATCATCAGCCAAAACATTTCTTGGTTGGGAGATAAAAACTGGGCATTGATGGCGATTATGATTATTCTCTTGACCACTTCAGTTGGTCAGCCCATCATCCTTTATATCGCTGCCATGGGGAATATTGACAATTCACTGGTTGAAGCGGCGCGTGTTGATGGTGCAACTGAGTTTCAAGTTTTCTGGAAGATTAAATGGCCAAGCCTTCTTCCAACAACTCTTTATATTGCAATCATCACAACAATTAACTCATTCCAGTGTTTCGCCTTGATTCAGCTTTTGACATCTGGTGGTCCAAACTACTCAACAAGTACCTTGATGTACTACCTTTACGAAAAAGCCTTCCAATTGACAGAATACGGCTATGCCAACACAATTGGTGTCTTCTTGGCAGTCATGATTGCTATCGTAAGCTTTGTTCAATTTAAAGTACTTGGAAACGACGTAGAATACTAAAGAAA encodes:
- a CDS encoding carbohydrate ABC transporter permease, with the protein product MRETVISYAFLAPVLFFFVIFVLAPMVMGFITSFFNYSMTKFEFVGLDNYIRMFKDPVFTKSLINTVILVIGSVPVVVLFSLFVASQTYHQNVIARSFYRFVFFLPVVTGSVAVTVVWKWIYDPLSGILNFVLKSSHIISQNISWLGDKNWALMAIMIILLTTSVGQPIILYIAAMGNIDNSLVEAARVDGATEFQVFWKIKWPSLLPTTLYIAIITTINSFQCFALIQLLTSGGPNYSTSTLMYYLYEKAFQLTEYGYANTIGVFLAVMIAIVSFVQFKVLGNDVEY